In the genome of Cryptomeria japonica chromosome 8, Sugi_1.0, whole genome shotgun sequence, one region contains:
- the LOC131857573 gene encoding putative leucine-rich repeat receptor-like serine/threonine-protein kinase At2g24130, which yields MDLSRNNLSGMIPVTFKKMKMLQHLNLSSNKLTGEVPKEGAFATLDASEVMGNLGLCGGWINLPPCSHSNHKQPLVSKKVIIPVIVGIAILIMSLLLVAFSYILCRHSSTPALNVWPPKISYEELVDATGGFSDENLLGIGSFGSVYKGILKNGTNIAVKVIKLQDQHAHQSFSRECNVLKRVRHRNVIKIISACSNLDFKALILPFMSNGSLERWLYHSEGGRWRLNLSDRIRIAMEIAEGMTYLHHYCFVQVIHCDLKPNNVLLGDDMTSYIADFGLSNIIFGNSVDSLTSTDALKGSVGYIAPEYGIGGKLTTKGDVYSYGILILELLTRRRPTDDMFTEGINLQKWIEMHFPNRISDVVDNCLLIDAHESGTSMLFTGVCFLFNEEFRGRKCLQPYNRCILPYSQVYIIGFKAFCIA from the exons ATGGATCTTTCTCGCAATAATTTGTCAGGTATGATACCGGTGACTTTCAAAAAGATGAAAATGCTTCAACATCTCAATCTCTCTTCAAACAAGTTGACTGGAGAGGTCCCAAAGGAAGGAGCTTTCGCAACACTCGATGCCTCAGAAGTTATGGGAAATCTTGGCCTCTGTGGTGGATGGATAAACTTGCCACCGTGCTCTCATTCCAATCACAAACAGCCATTAGTCTCCAAAAAGGTGATTATTCCTGTCATAGTAGGCATTGCAATTTTGATCATGTCTCTTCTATTGGTAGCATTTTCTTATATATTATGTAGACATTCCAGTACCCCTGCTCTCAATGTATGGCCTCCAAAAATTTCATATGAAGAACTTGTAGATGCAACTGGTGGGTTTAGTGACGAAAATCTTTTAGGAATTGGTAGTTTTGGGTCAGTTTATAAAGGAATTCTAAAGAATGGTACAAATATTGCTGTTAAAGTTATCAAGTTGCAAGATCAACATGCTCACCAAAGTTTTAGCAGAGAATGCAATGTATTAAAGAGAGTTCGACATCGCAATGTAATAAAAATAATTTCAGCATGCTCCAATCTTGATTTCAAAGCCTTAATTCTTCCATTCATGTCAAATGGAAGTTTAGAGAGATGGTTGTATCATTCAGAAGGCGGTAGATGGAGATTAAATTTGAGTGATCGAATAAGGATAGCAATGGAGATAGCAGAAGGAATGACATATCTTCACCATTATTGCTTTGTTCAAGTGATTCACTGCGACCTCAAGCCCAATAATGTCCTGTTAGGAGATGACATGACTTCATACATCGCAGATTTTGGCCTTTCCAATATTATTTTCGGCAATTCCGTGGATTCTTTGACTTCTACAGATGCACTTAAAGGATCTGTTGGCTACATTGCACCAG AATATGGAATAGGTGGAAAGCTTACTACAAAAGGAGATGTATATAGTTATGGAATTTTAATTCTAGAGTTATTGACAAGGAGGAGACCAACAGATGATATGTTCACTGAAGGAATCAATCTACAAAAATGGATAGAAATGCATTTTCCAAATAGAATCTCAGATGTGGTGGATAATTGTTTGCTTATAGATGCTCATGAATCGGGGACATCAATG CTGTTTACTGGTGTCTGTTTTTTGTTCAATGAAGAATTCCGAGGAAGGAAATGTTTACAGCCATATAATAG GTGTATATTACCTTATTCTCAAGTCTATATAATTGGTTTTAAGGCTTTCTGTATAGCATAG
- the LOC131050620 gene encoding LRR receptor-like serine/threonine-protein kinase EFR: MTNFMRTSFATLTMKIMMMLPLLLFFSLSALPPHMAESSNHSDEEALMAFKAAISLDPYNSLLHWNPNHTFCNWTGITCSSRRQRVVSLNLSGMGLLGPISPFLGNLSFLRVLALHNNSFHGHIPYQLGRLFRLRRLRLSFNNLSGSIPPEFSHLSNLEALGLGRNELTGIIPPFLGNMSFLNILSLSENALQGGIPAELGMLSQLKRLDLCMNNLTGLIPVALSNCTRLQTLELCDINLNGPIPWEFGRLSELQEVVLWKSQLSGEIPRSVGNWTHLEELDLGRNQLSGTVPLEFGKWKQLRWFNLWGNNFVSGSSGLPILTALTNCSSLEHLVLGDNHLTGVLPTSVGRLSNSLSFLSLASNEIGGNIPNEIGNLTNLATLDLSENRFNGAIPSALGKLPNLERLYLKSNNLQGRIPKSFGQSKRLGYLTLSKNMLSGQIPDSLGELPQLRDLFLYRNQLSGNIPASLGKCKTLETVDFSHNKLTGNIPPEVAGLQNLQFYFNVSNNFLQGSILEISKMVMVLAIDLSQNNFSGVIPSALAS, encoded by the coding sequence ATGACAAATTTTATGAGAACTTCCTTTGCTACTCTAACAATGAAGATCATGATGATGCTTCCTCTGctactctttttctctctctctgcGCTGCCTCCTCACATGGCAGAGTCTTCCAATCATTCTGATGAAGAAGCTCTCATGGCTTTCAAAGCTGCTATCTCTCTCGATCCATATAATTCCTTACTCCATTGGAATCCCAATCACACCTTCTGTAATTGGACTGGCATTACCTGCTCTTCTCGTCGACAGCGTGTGGTTTCCTTGAATCTCAGTGGTATGGGATTACTTGGCCCCATCTCTCCCTTTCTCGGAAATCTTTCCTTCCTTAGAGTACTTGCTCTCCACAATAATAGCTTTCACGGCCATATTCCATATCAGCTTGGAAGGCTATTTCGCTTGAGAAGGCTTCGGTTGtcttttaacaatttaagtggaagCATTCCACCTGAATTTAGTCATCTTTCAAATTTAGAAGCCCTAGGATTAGGAAGAAACGAATTGACAGGTATTATCCCACCTTTCTTAGGAAACATGTCCTTTTTGAATATCCTTAGTTTGTCCGAAAATGCACTCCAAGGTGGTATTCCTGCCGAGTTGGGTATGCTTAGTCAGCTAAAAAGGCTTGATCTTTGCATGAATAACTTAACAGGGTTGATCCCCGTTGCCCTTTCAAATTGCACTCGTCTCCAAACTTTGGAGCTCTGTGATATCAACTTAAACGGCCCAATTCCATGGGAGTTTGGAAGGCTGTCAGAGCTGCAAGAAGTGGTTTTGTGGAAAAGTCAACTCAGTGGAGAAATACCCCGCTCAGTGGGGAATTGGACTCACCTGGAAGAGCTGGATTTGGGGAGGAACCAACTGAGCGGCACAGTGCCCCTGGAATTTGGTAAGTGGAAGCAGCTGAGATGGTTTAACTTGTGGGGAAATAATTTTGTAAGTGGAAGCAGCGGTCTGCCTATTCTAACAGCGCTAACTAATTGCTCCAGCTTGGAACACCTTGTTTTGGGAGATAATCATCTCACTGGCGTCTTGCCCACTTCAGTTGGTCGCCTTTCAAATTCACTCTCTTTTTTATCTTTGGCCTCAAATGAAATTGGGGGAAACATACCAAATGAGATTGGTAACCTAACAAACCTGGCAACATTAGATCTAAGTGAAAACCGATTCAATGGGGCCATTCCATCTGCACTCGGCAAACTTCCAAATCTGGAAAGATTATATCTGAAGTCAAACAATTTGCAGGGAAGAATTCCAAAAAGTTTTGGCCAATCAAAAAGGCTTGGATATTTGACACTGAGTAAGAATATGCTTTCAGGACAAATTCCAGATAGTCTAGGCGAGCTTCCACAATTAAGAGACCTTTTTCTTTATCGCAATCAACTATCAGGCAATATACCTGCCAGTTTAGGGAAATGTAAGACATTGGAGACGGTGGACTTTTCCCACAACAAACTAACAGGAAACATACCTCCTGAAGTTGCAGGTCTGCAAAATCTCCAGTTTTATTTCAATGTTTCCAACAATTTCTTGCAAGGTTCTATTTTGGAAATAAGTAAAATGGTTATGGTTTTAGCTATAGATCTTTCTCAAAACAATTTCTCGGGTGTCATTCCTAGTGCACTAGCAAGCTGA